The bacterium genome includes the window TGACTTCAAAGCCATGCAAGCCAAACGCAGGGGCAAAGAGATCTTTTTTTCTGTGCGCGAACTGGAATTATTACGCTTCCTCATTGGCTGTTCCCACGAGGTGGTTTCCCGCACACAAATCCTGGAAAAAATATGGTGCTATGATATCGATACCGCTCCCACCACACGGACCATCGACAACTATATCGTCAAACTAAGACAAAAAATCGAAGCCAACCCGGAAAAACCCCGGCATATCTTAACCGTGCACCGGAAGGGGTATCGTTTTGAACCTTAAAGACTCTGGCTGCGAAAATCGGGTTTTACATTTTTTTGACACTTCTTTTACAAGGACATGAAAACTATGTGCGCTACTTATGCTATCAAAGAAGTAACAACCGGTTGGACAAGAACCGGGATTTTCCTGGGGGTGTGCTTGATGGTGCTTCTGATTCCCCGCATCAGCGATGGCATGGAAGAAAACCGCAGCGCGGCGCTTCAGCTTTATCAGGAAGGTCTTTTTCAGGAAACCGGAACAGGTGATCTTAAAATGGCAATTGAAATTTATACCACCCTTATTAAAAAATACTCCGACTACTCGGATATATCCGCTGTGGGACATTATCACCTCGGCTTGGCACATGAAAAATTAGGCAACTATCCGGCAGCCAAAAAACACTATCAAACCATTACCCGTCTTTACGGCAAACATAAAAACATAATCCAACAAGCGCAAAATAAATTAAAACAACTATCCCGGAGAACCGCGAAAAGAAAAACGCCTGTCCGCGATCCAATACCCCCTCTCCCGGATACACCCCACTCTCAAATACCCCCGGTAAAATCTGCGGCTCCCTCTGCTTCCGGTCCCCAGACGAAAACCTGGGGAATCGGAATAAATTATTGGGGTCTGCACGCCCGCTACCGCACACCGGACCGGCTTCAGCTGGAAATCAAAGCCCAGTCCCGCGCGGAAGACCTTCTCCTTGGGGTCCGCGGCGCTTTTGTTTCCCAAACCATACCTCTGGCCTGGACTATCGGGCTGGAATACGACTATGTGTTCAATACTGCGGTTACTTCCAAATATATTACGGGAGCCTATGTTGGCGGTGAAATAAGCCTGACACAACATTTGGGTTGGGGAGGCGATAT containing:
- a CDS encoding tetratricopeptide repeat protein yields the protein MVLLIPRISDGMEENRSAALQLYQEGLFQETGTGDLKMAIEIYTTLIKKYSDYSDISAVGHYHLGLAHEKLGNYPAAKKHYQTITRLYGKHKNIIQQAQNKLKQLSRRTAKRKTPVRDPIPPLPDTPHSQIPPVKSAAPSASGPQTKTWGIGINYWGLHARYRTPDRLQLEIKAQSRAEDLLLGVRGAFVSQTIPLAWTIGLEYDYVFNTAVTSKYITGAYVGGEISLTQHLGWGGDIGYYYLNTQINSQKIIAMETAATIYLTWYF